In Anaeromyxobacter sp., the following proteins share a genomic window:
- a CDS encoding histidinol-phosphate aminotransferase family protein codes for MDPFKPHLAQIADYPYSKVDAAIKLDQNESPEDLPPEVKERALARLAALHWNRYPELHAEDVRADLARHEAWPEAGVVLAPGSNLLILALAQAATSVVDTSPAFPYYKGGAAAAGTPYRAVPLGPGFTLPLDGLLAAMDGAPGVLFLPSPHAPTGALFASGDLGRLAEKARATGWLLVIDEAYQAFAGTDARPLARGNPCVAILRTFSKSWCLGGIRTGYLLGAPRVAAVVRALIPPFCIPAHTSVIIRAALESPGYVAPLVERIRIERARLLAALARHPRWTAYPSVTNFILVRTPDARAAYQALLDRGLLVRRQDHYPGLEGCIRISVGTRAENDALLAAAAEAP; via the coding sequence GTGGATCCCTTCAAGCCCCATCTGGCGCAGATCGCCGACTACCCGTACTCGAAGGTCGACGCGGCCATCAAGCTCGACCAGAACGAGAGCCCGGAGGACCTGCCGCCGGAGGTGAAGGAGCGGGCCCTGGCGCGCCTCGCCGCCCTGCACTGGAACCGCTACCCGGAGCTGCACGCCGAGGACGTCCGCGCCGACCTGGCCCGCCACGAGGCCTGGCCGGAGGCCGGCGTGGTGCTCGCGCCGGGCTCCAACCTGCTCATCCTGGCGCTGGCCCAGGCCGCCACCTCGGTGGTCGACACCTCGCCGGCCTTCCCCTACTACAAGGGCGGCGCGGCGGCCGCCGGCACGCCCTACCGCGCGGTGCCGCTGGGGCCCGGCTTCACCCTGCCCCTGGACGGCCTGCTGGCGGCCATGGACGGGGCGCCGGGGGTGCTCTTCCTGCCCAGCCCGCACGCCCCCACCGGCGCCCTCTTCGCCTCCGGCGACCTCGGCCGCCTGGCCGAGAAGGCCCGCGCCACCGGCTGGCTGCTGGTGATCGACGAGGCCTACCAGGCCTTCGCCGGCACCGACGCCCGCCCGCTGGCCCGCGGCAACCCCTGCGTGGCCATCCTGCGCACCTTCTCCAAGAGCTGGTGCCTGGGCGGCATCCGCACCGGCTACCTGCTCGGCGCGCCGCGCGTCGCGGCGGTGGTGCGGGCGCTCATCCCGCCCTTCTGCATCCCGGCCCACACCAGCGTCATCATCCGCGCGGCGCTGGAGTCGCCCGGCTACGTGGCCCCGCTGGTGGAGCGGATCCGGATCGAGCGGGCCCGGCTGCTGGCCGCCCTGGCGCGCCACCCGCGCTGGACCGCCTACCCCTCGGTCACCAACTTCATCCTGGTGCGCACCCCGGACGCCCGGGCCGCCTACCAGGCGCTGCTGGACCGCGGCCTGCTGGTGCGCCGGCAGGACCACTACCCAGGCCTGGAGGGGTGCATCCGCATCTCGGTGGGCACGCGCGCCGAGAACGACGCCCTGCTCGCCGCCGCGGCCGAGGCGCCCTGA
- a CDS encoding YitT family protein — protein MAPAGHRHTWLEDVQAIVTAAAFASLGLRLLSHAGLLTGGLTGVALLLTRLLPLTFGQLFLLLNLPFAWLAVRQLGWRFTLKSFAAIALTSGLADWLHLAVRLEYLHPLYAAVLGGFLLGIALLILFRHQACLGGLNVLAIWLQRDRGVRAGIFQLVVDSAVLLASLFVVSPGTIALSLVGAVALNVVLAVNHRPGRYLGA, from the coding sequence GTGGCGCCGGCGGGCCACCGCCACACCTGGCTGGAGGACGTCCAGGCCATCGTCACGGCGGCGGCCTTCGCCTCGCTCGGCCTGCGCCTCCTCTCCCACGCCGGGCTGCTCACCGGCGGCCTCACCGGGGTGGCGCTGCTGCTGACCCGGCTCCTGCCGCTCACCTTCGGCCAGCTCTTCCTGCTGCTCAACCTGCCCTTCGCCTGGCTGGCGGTGCGGCAGCTGGGGTGGCGCTTCACCCTGAAGAGCTTCGCCGCCATCGCCCTCACCTCCGGGCTGGCCGACTGGCTCCACCTGGCCGTCCGGCTGGAGTACCTGCACCCGCTCTACGCCGCGGTGCTGGGCGGGTTCCTCCTGGGGATCGCCCTGCTCATCCTCTTCCGCCACCAGGCCTGCCTGGGCGGCCTGAACGTGCTGGCCATCTGGCTGCAGCGCGACCGCGGGGTGCGGGCCGGGATCTTCCAGCTGGTGGTGGACTCGGCGGTGCTGCTGGCCTCGCTCTTCGTGGTCTCGCCCGGCACCATCGCCCTGTCGCTGGTGGGGGCGGTGGCGCTCAACGTGGTGCTGGCGGTCAACCACCGCCCGGGGCGCTACCTGGGGGCGTGA
- a CDS encoding sigma-70 family RNA polymerase sigma factor — MRLPWEQLAAFHARLAARAAGGDQRAFVALYRDLYPTVARFVARRAASAADAEEVVARAFHQLLEALPRLDPARGTVLGFTLAIARNALADEARSRRAGGREPLGPEALERSDGRPGAEDRLLERERLLAVARLLDGLPAETRELLELRFGDGLKHAEIAALTGASEAAVKQRVSRAVRDLRAALAAPEAGAGELTS; from the coding sequence ATGCGCCTCCCGTGGGAACAGCTCGCCGCCTTCCACGCCCGCCTGGCGGCCAGGGCCGCGGGTGGCGACCAGCGGGCCTTCGTGGCGCTCTACCGCGACCTCTACCCGACGGTGGCCCGGTTCGTGGCCCGCCGGGCCGCCAGCGCCGCCGACGCCGAGGAGGTGGTGGCCCGCGCCTTCCACCAGCTGCTCGAGGCCCTGCCGCGGCTCGACCCGGCCCGCGGCACGGTCCTCGGCTTCACCCTGGCCATCGCGCGCAACGCCCTGGCGGACGAGGCCCGGTCCCGCCGGGCGGGTGGCCGGGAGCCGCTCGGCCCGGAGGCGCTCGAGCGGTCGGACGGCCGGCCGGGCGCCGAGGATCGGCTGCTGGAGCGGGAGCGGCTCCTCGCCGTGGCGCGGCTGCTGGACGGACTGCCCGCCGAGACCCGGGAGCTCCTCGAGCTCCGCTTCGGCGATGGGCTCAAGCACGCCGAGATCGCCGCGCTCACCGGCGCCAGCGAGGCGGCGGTGAAGCAGCGGGTCAGCAGGGCGGTGCGGGACCTCCGGGCGGCGCTGGCGGCCCCCGAGGCCGGCGCCGGGGAGCTCACCTCGTGA
- a CDS encoding insulinase family protein, whose protein sequence is MSLPPRWAAPLLAVGLSLATAPALAAPAPVPTTDAPSPSAGPAPARQASAVAPLPLVSFALPNGLAVTLAPDHRVPRVVVDTWFGVGSKDEAAGRAGFAHLFEHLMFMGTARVPGNKFDVLMEQGGGANNASTSEDRTNYYSFGPASLLPTLLWLDADRLDALGAAMTTEKLDLQRSVVRNERRQTVENTPYALAELVIPEAMYPAGHPYHHSVIGSHEDLEAATLADVVGFFDAHYVPANGSLVVAGDFDPAVVRPLVERLFGAVPTRPHVAAPMPPPARLEGEVRRVVVDRVELARLELLWHAPPAYAPGTAELELLGRVLADGASSRLVKRLVHELRLAEAVEAGLEPRVLGSLFRVQVTAVPGADLERVKREVRAVLAGLAANGPGPAELARARARDEVALRATREDLLRRADKLNEYRFFLGTPDGFAADLARAAAVTPASVRQATRALGDGHLDLRILPRVEGAAPLPATAPADLPAPALAPPPVAAFTLPSGLEVRALRLPGSGLFAGHLAFPGAERAVPPPQAGLSALLAQLLTSGAGGRDAAAFAEAAATLGAEVSAEVEQGALVVSVQGLSRHLEPTIDLLADAVLRPTLAPSDFAREKALLAARVDARASEPREVAALVAGAALFGEGDPRGRPAEGFAGTVAGLSLAGVKAAAPSLLHPRGAVLVLAGDFDPAALRAALTRRFGGWRPAAAPPPPAPAPATSAASPVRVWLVDRPGAPQTRILAVRPLPPLAGAARAARQLADVALGGGFTSRLNQNLREKHGYTYGVRSGVGERDGQVLLSVGTAVQTEVTGAALGELRRELDGLTAGGLLPHEAAKARETSRSDVAARLGTSTGLSGALLEMALAGRPATALADEVAALDQATAAQADAQARGGAFAFDGLTLVLVGDRAAVTAQLGPAGLPAPTVVDAEGKPAR, encoded by the coding sequence ATGAGCCTCCCTCCTCGCTGGGCCGCCCCGCTCCTCGCCGTCGGGCTGTCGCTGGCGACCGCGCCGGCCCTGGCCGCACCCGCGCCGGTCCCCACCACCGACGCCCCGTCGCCGTCCGCGGGACCAGCCCCGGCCCGGCAGGCGTCGGCCGTCGCGCCGCTGCCCCTCGTCTCCTTCGCCCTGCCCAACGGCCTGGCCGTCACCCTGGCCCCCGACCACCGGGTGCCGCGGGTGGTGGTGGACACCTGGTTCGGCGTGGGCTCCAAGGACGAGGCCGCCGGGCGCGCCGGCTTCGCCCACCTCTTCGAGCACCTCATGTTCATGGGCACCGCGCGGGTGCCCGGGAACAAGTTCGACGTGCTGATGGAGCAGGGCGGCGGCGCCAACAACGCCTCCACCTCGGAGGACCGGACCAACTACTACTCCTTCGGCCCGGCCTCGCTCTTGCCCACCCTGCTGTGGCTGGACGCCGACCGGCTCGACGCCCTGGGCGCGGCCATGACCACCGAGAAGCTCGACCTGCAGCGCAGCGTGGTGCGCAACGAGCGGCGCCAGACGGTGGAGAACACGCCCTACGCGCTGGCCGAGCTGGTCATCCCCGAGGCCATGTACCCGGCGGGACACCCGTACCACCACTCGGTGATCGGCTCGCACGAGGACCTGGAGGCGGCCACCCTGGCCGACGTGGTGGGCTTCTTCGACGCCCACTACGTGCCCGCCAACGGCTCGCTGGTGGTGGCGGGGGACTTCGACCCGGCCGTGGTGCGGCCACTGGTGGAGCGGCTCTTCGGGGCGGTGCCGACCCGCCCGCACGTGGCGGCGCCGATGCCGCCGCCGGCCAGGCTGGAGGGCGAGGTGCGCCGGGTGGTGGTGGACCGGGTGGAGCTGGCGCGCCTGGAGCTCCTGTGGCACGCCCCGCCGGCCTACGCGCCCGGCACCGCCGAGCTGGAGCTGCTGGGGCGGGTGCTGGCCGACGGCGCCTCGTCGCGGCTGGTGAAGCGGCTGGTGCACGAGCTGCGGCTGGCCGAGGCGGTGGAGGCCGGGCTGGAGCCGCGCGTCCTCGGCTCGCTCTTCCGCGTGCAGGTCACCGCCGTGCCGGGCGCCGATCTCGAGCGGGTGAAGCGCGAGGTGCGCGCCGTGCTGGCCGGCCTGGCCGCCAACGGCCCCGGCCCCGCCGAGCTGGCGCGGGCCCGGGCCCGCGACGAGGTGGCGCTGCGGGCCACCCGCGAGGACCTGCTGCGCCGCGCCGACAAGCTCAACGAGTACCGCTTCTTCCTCGGCACCCCGGACGGCTTCGCGGCCGACCTGGCCCGGGCCGCCGCCGTCACGCCGGCCTCGGTGCGGCAGGCGACGCGCGCCCTGGGGGACGGGCACCTCGACCTGCGCATCCTGCCGCGGGTGGAGGGGGCCGCGCCGCTGCCGGCCACCGCGCCAGCCGACCTGCCGGCCCCGGCGCTGGCGCCGCCCCCGGTCGCCGCCTTCACCCTGCCCTCGGGGCTGGAGGTGCGGGCGCTGCGGCTGCCCGGCTCCGGCCTCTTCGCCGGGCACCTGGCCTTCCCGGGCGCCGAGCGGGCCGTGCCGCCGCCGCAGGCCGGGCTCTCGGCGCTGCTGGCGCAGCTCCTCACCTCCGGCGCGGGCGGGCGCGACGCCGCGGCCTTCGCCGAGGCCGCCGCCACCCTGGGCGCCGAGGTCTCGGCCGAGGTGGAGCAGGGAGCGCTGGTGGTGTCGGTGCAGGGGCTGTCGCGCCACCTCGAGCCCACCATCGACCTGCTGGCCGACGCCGTCCTGCGCCCCACCCTGGCGCCTTCCGACTTCGCGCGGGAGAAGGCGCTGCTGGCCGCCCGGGTGGACGCCCGCGCCTCCGAGCCGCGCGAGGTGGCCGCCCTGGTGGCCGGCGCCGCGCTCTTCGGCGAGGGCGACCCGCGCGGCCGGCCGGCCGAGGGGTTCGCTGGCACGGTGGCCGGGCTCTCCCTGGCCGGCGTGAAGGCCGCCGCCCCGTCCCTGCTCCACCCGCGCGGCGCGGTGCTGGTGCTGGCCGGCGACTTCGACCCGGCCGCGCTGCGGGCCGCCCTGACCCGCCGCTTCGGCGGCTGGCGCCCCGCGGCCGCGCCCCCGCCGCCGGCCCCGGCGCCCGCCACCAGCGCCGCCTCGCCGGTGCGGGTCTGGCTGGTGGACCGGCCCGGCGCCCCGCAGACGCGCATCCTGGCGGTGCGGCCGCTGCCGCCCCTGGCGGGCGCGGCGCGGGCGGCGCGGCAGCTGGCCGACGTGGCGCTGGGCGGCGGCTTCACCAGCCGGCTCAACCAGAACCTGCGCGAGAAGCACGGCTACACCTACGGCGTGCGCAGCGGCGTGGGGGAGCGCGACGGCCAGGTGCTGCTGTCGGTGGGCACCGCGGTGCAGACCGAGGTGACCGGCGCGGCGCTCGGCGAGCTGCGGCGCGAGCTCGACGGGCTCACCGCGGGCGGGCTGCTGCCCCACGAGGCGGCCAAGGCGCGCGAGACGTCCCGCTCCGACGTGGCGGCCCGGCTCGGCACCTCGACCGGGCTCTCCGGGGCGCTGCTCGAGATGGCGCTGGCGGGGCGGCCCGCCACCGCCCTGGCCGACGAGGTGGCCGCGCTCGACCAGGCCACGGCGGCCCAGGCCGACGCCCAGGCCCGCGGCGGCGCCTTCGCCTTCGACGGCCTGACCCTGGTGCTGGTGGGCGACCGCGCCGCGGTGACGGCGCAGCTCGGGCCGGCCGGGCTGCCGGCCCCCACCGTGGTGGACGCCGAGGGGAAGCCGGCCCGGTAG
- the gluQ gene encoding tRNA glutamyl-Q(34) synthetase GluQRS, whose amino-acid sequence MTHRGRFAPSPTGPLHLGNARTALLSWLDALAADGDWLMRVEDLDGPRVRTGMAERILDELRWLGLDWDEGPDVGGPLGPYRQSQLGARYAEALGRLRAGRKVYPCFCSRAEIAAAASAPHGPGDDGPRYPGTCRGLTPAEVTRRSGDRRPAWRLLVEPGEVAFEDGVHGRCAFDVAEATGDFVVMRADGIAAYQLAVAVDDAFMQVTDVVRGDDLLPSTARQLLVYRALSLPPPRFAHVPLVVGEDGERLAKRHGALSLGELRERGADPRRVVGLLAALSGLAEPGARCLPADLVEGFRLDRLPRAPARLAAGAVQALLPG is encoded by the coding sequence ATGACCCACCGCGGCCGCTTCGCCCCGAGCCCCACCGGACCCCTCCACCTCGGCAACGCCCGGACGGCGCTGCTGTCCTGGCTCGACGCCCTGGCCGCCGACGGGGACTGGCTGATGCGGGTGGAGGACCTCGACGGGCCGCGGGTCCGCACCGGCATGGCGGAGCGCATCCTGGACGAGCTGCGCTGGCTGGGGCTGGACTGGGACGAGGGGCCGGACGTGGGCGGGCCCCTCGGCCCCTACCGGCAGTCGCAGCTGGGGGCGCGCTACGCCGAGGCGCTGGGGCGGCTGCGGGCCGGGCGCAAGGTCTACCCGTGCTTCTGCTCGCGCGCCGAGATCGCGGCCGCCGCCTCGGCGCCGCACGGCCCGGGGGACGACGGGCCGCGCTACCCGGGGACCTGCCGCGGCCTCACCCCGGCCGAGGTGACCCGCCGCAGCGGGGACCGCCGGCCCGCCTGGCGGCTCCTGGTGGAGCCGGGGGAGGTGGCCTTCGAGGACGGGGTCCACGGCCGCTGCGCCTTCGACGTGGCGGAGGCCACCGGCGACTTCGTGGTGATGCGCGCCGACGGCATCGCCGCCTACCAGCTGGCGGTGGCGGTGGACGACGCCTTCATGCAGGTCACCGACGTGGTGCGCGGCGACGACCTCCTGCCCTCGACGGCCCGGCAGCTGCTGGTCTACCGGGCGCTCTCGCTGCCGCCGCCGCGCTTCGCCCACGTGCCGCTGGTGGTGGGGGAGGACGGCGAGCGGCTGGCCAAGCGGCACGGGGCGCTCTCGCTCGGCGAGCTGAGGGAGCGCGGGGCGGATCCGCGGCGGGTGGTGGGGCTGCTGGCGGCGCTCTCCGGGCTGGCGGAGCCGGGGGCCCGCTGCCTGCCCGCCGACCTGGTGGAGGGGTTCCGGCTCGACCGGCTGCCGCGGGCGCCGGCCCGGCTGGCGGCGGGCGCGGTGCAGGCGCTGCTGCCCGGGTAA
- a CDS encoding 4-alpha-glucanotransferase: MSRQAGLLIPLFSLRSSTDWGVGEIPDLVPFARWAAAAGFGMVLGLPVNEASRGQNSPYGALSAFAIDPVYVAVDALDDFAAAGGHDALSPEDRRLLDEVRAAPAVRWDAVRGLKMRALELAFASFVQREWHGKTQRARELERFAREQSAWLDDYALFVAIHDELMGGRSWTEWPAPLRDRERGALADARAQLSDRVVFRTWLQWVVDRQWQGARRGANAVGVELAGDIPFMVAPDSADVWARREDFRLDARVGVPPDAFSATGQDWGLPLYRWAEMEAAGHQWLNARADRMAALYGFYRVDHVVGLYRTYYFQDGAPAAFTPADEPSQIANGERVLGIFSRGARVIAEDLGVVPPFIRTSLDQLEIPGYKVQRWERDYHAAGEPFHDPAGWPAVSVATTGTHDTDSVADWYEGLSDEDRVKLLAIPALAPVRARATARFDDGVRDALLEMLYGSGSDLLLLPFQDCFGHRERVNVPGTVTEQNWTYRLPVSISRLSADLPSRDRLRDLAARHRRLPGRA; the protein is encoded by the coding sequence ATGTCCCGTCAAGCCGGCCTCCTCATCCCGCTCTTCTCCCTGCGCTCCTCCACCGACTGGGGCGTGGGCGAGATCCCCGACCTGGTCCCCTTCGCCCGCTGGGCGGCGGCGGCCGGGTTCGGCATGGTGCTCGGCCTGCCGGTCAACGAGGCCTCCCGCGGCCAGAACAGCCCGTACGGCGCCCTCTCGGCCTTCGCCATCGACCCGGTCTACGTGGCGGTGGACGCGCTCGACGACTTCGCCGCGGCCGGGGGCCACGACGCCCTCTCGCCGGAGGACCGCCGGCTGCTGGACGAGGTCCGCGCCGCCCCGGCGGTGCGCTGGGACGCCGTGCGCGGGCTGAAGATGCGCGCCCTGGAGCTGGCCTTCGCCTCCTTCGTGCAGCGCGAGTGGCACGGCAAGACCCAGCGGGCCCGCGAGCTGGAGCGCTTCGCCCGCGAGCAGTCCGCCTGGCTCGACGACTACGCGCTCTTCGTGGCCATCCACGACGAGCTGATGGGCGGCCGCAGCTGGACCGAGTGGCCCGCGCCGCTGCGCGACCGCGAGCGCGGCGCGCTGGCCGACGCCCGGGCCCAGCTGAGCGACCGGGTGGTGTTCCGCACCTGGCTGCAGTGGGTGGTGGACCGCCAGTGGCAGGGCGCCCGCCGCGGCGCCAACGCGGTGGGCGTGGAGCTGGCCGGCGACATCCCCTTCATGGTGGCGCCCGACTCGGCCGACGTCTGGGCCCGGCGGGAGGACTTCCGGCTCGACGCCCGGGTGGGCGTGCCGCCCGACGCCTTCAGCGCCACCGGCCAGGACTGGGGGCTGCCGCTCTACCGCTGGGCCGAGATGGAGGCCGCCGGCCACCAGTGGCTCAACGCCCGGGCCGATCGCATGGCCGCGCTCTACGGCTTCTACCGGGTGGACCACGTGGTGGGGCTCTACCGGACCTACTACTTCCAGGACGGCGCGCCGGCCGCCTTCACCCCGGCCGACGAGCCCTCGCAGATCGCCAACGGCGAGCGGGTGCTGGGCATCTTCTCGCGCGGGGCCCGGGTCATCGCCGAGGACCTCGGGGTGGTGCCGCCCTTCATCCGCACCTCCCTCGACCAGCTGGAGATCCCCGGCTACAAGGTGCAGCGCTGGGAGCGCGACTACCACGCCGCGGGCGAGCCCTTCCACGATCCGGCCGGGTGGCCGGCCGTCTCGGTGGCCACCACCGGCACCCACGACACCGACTCGGTGGCCGACTGGTACGAGGGGCTCTCCGACGAGGACCGCGTCAAGCTGCTGGCCATCCCGGCGCTGGCGCCGGTCCGCGCCCGGGCCACGGCGCGCTTCGACGACGGCGTGCGCGACGCCCTGCTGGAGATGCTCTACGGCTCCGGCTCCGACCTGCTGCTCCTGCCGTTCCAGGACTGCTTCGGCCACCGCGAGCGGGTCAACGTGCCGGGCACCGTGACCGAGCAGAACTGGACCTACCGGCTGCCGGTCTCCATCTCGCGGCTGTCGGCCGACCTGCCCTCGCGCGACCGCCTGCGCGACCTGGCGGCGCGCCACCGGCGGCTGCCCGGCCGAGCCTGA
- a CDS encoding histidine phosphatase family protein — protein MAARFHLVRHAHAEAAAAGGDAARRLTPQGRAAFAAAARRLAGRLPLTRIVTSPFARARETAALLSTATGAPVEEDPRLASGTSTGRELLALGAALGPGVALVGHNPEVAEALALAGLSPAEVPPGTVAALDERGGLLWVERG, from the coding sequence GTGGCCGCCCGCTTCCACCTGGTGCGCCACGCCCACGCCGAGGCCGCGGCCGCCGGCGGGGACGCGGCGCGCCGGCTCACCCCGCAGGGCCGCGCGGCCTTCGCGGCGGCGGCGCGGCGCCTGGCCGGGCGGCTGCCCCTGACCCGCATCGTCACCAGCCCCTTCGCCCGGGCCCGCGAGACCGCCGCGCTCCTCTCCACGGCCACCGGCGCCCCGGTGGAGGAGGACCCCCGGCTGGCCAGCGGGACCTCCACTGGCCGGGAGCTCCTGGCCCTGGGGGCGGCCCTGGGCCCCGGCGTGGCGCTGGTGGGCCACAACCCCGAGGTGGCCGAGGCGCTGGCGCTGGCCGGGCTGTCCCCGGCGGAGGTGCCGCCCGGCACGGTGGCGGCCCTCGACGAGCGGGGCGGGCTGCTCTGGGTCGAGCGGGGCTGA
- a CDS encoding AAA family ATPase has protein sequence MASPGTPTAPGPHPPPRAAAVPPFLSELDTLVRARYPLVYLVTSEEQRLEALLGDLAERHGKALLGWTATRGFRRLGGLKTVTAPDGARDPVEALQAVERLPEPSLVVLKDFHPYLGDPAVVRALRDLAHALKSTYTTVLLLSPVLTIPPELEKEISVLDVPLPAFDDLLALLREIVGVLRQNGRVPVELSKDDAHHLITAAQGLTLSEAENAFAKAVAHDGKLSRADIQLVLEEKRQVIRKSGLLEYFAPDQSLSEVGGLELLKGWLGRRGAAFSEAARAFGLPEPKGLLLLGVQGCGKSLTAKAIAATWRLPLLRLDMGRIFSGLVGSSEENLRRAIHTAESVAPVVLWVDEIEKGLSGLASSGSVDGGVTARVFGTLLTWLQEKTAPCFVVATANRIELLPPELLRKGRFDELFFIDLPAAAERQEILRIHVARRRRDPAAYDLAALARAAAGFSGAELEQVVVAALHEAFAEGGELSQRHLERAVAESLPLSVTMREEIDRLRDWAATRTRPASAARPEPVPAPAPQLTP, from the coding sequence ATGGCCTCCCCCGGTACCCCCACCGCCCCCGGACCGCACCCGCCGCCGCGCGCCGCCGCCGTGCCGCCCTTCCTCTCGGAGCTCGACACCCTGGTGCGGGCCCGCTACCCGCTCGTCTACCTGGTGACCAGCGAGGAGCAGCGGCTGGAGGCCCTGCTCGGCGACCTGGCCGAGCGGCACGGCAAGGCGCTGCTCGGCTGGACCGCCACGCGCGGCTTCCGGCGCCTGGGCGGCCTGAAGACGGTGACCGCGCCGGACGGGGCGCGCGACCCGGTGGAGGCGCTGCAGGCCGTGGAGCGGCTGCCCGAGCCCTCGCTGGTGGTGCTCAAGGACTTCCACCCCTACCTGGGCGATCCCGCCGTGGTGCGGGCGCTGCGCGACCTGGCCCACGCCCTCAAGTCCACCTACACCACCGTGCTGCTGCTCTCGCCGGTGCTCACCATCCCGCCCGAGCTGGAGAAGGAGATCTCGGTCCTGGACGTGCCGCTGCCCGCCTTCGACGACCTGCTGGCGCTGCTGCGCGAGATCGTCGGCGTGCTCCGGCAGAACGGGCGGGTGCCGGTGGAGCTGTCGAAGGACGACGCCCACCACCTCATCACCGCGGCCCAGGGCCTGACCCTCTCCGAGGCCGAGAACGCCTTCGCCAAGGCCGTGGCCCACGACGGCAAGCTGTCGCGCGCCGACATCCAGCTGGTGCTGGAGGAGAAGCGCCAGGTCATCCGCAAGAGCGGGCTGCTGGAGTACTTCGCCCCCGACCAGTCCCTGTCCGAGGTGGGGGGGCTGGAGCTCCTGAAGGGCTGGCTGGGGCGCCGCGGCGCCGCCTTCTCGGAGGCGGCCCGGGCCTTCGGCCTGCCCGAGCCGAAGGGGCTCCTGCTGCTGGGCGTACAGGGCTGCGGCAAGAGCCTGACCGCCAAGGCCATCGCCGCCACCTGGCGGCTGCCGCTGCTGCGGCTCGACATGGGGCGCATCTTCTCCGGGCTGGTCGGCTCCTCGGAGGAGAACCTGCGCCGGGCCATCCACACCGCCGAGAGCGTGGCCCCGGTGGTGCTGTGGGTGGACGAGATCGAGAAGGGGCTCTCGGGGCTGGCCTCCTCGGGCAGCGTGGACGGCGGCGTCACGGCCCGCGTCTTCGGCACCCTGCTGACCTGGCTGCAGGAGAAGACCGCCCCCTGCTTCGTGGTGGCCACCGCCAACCGCATCGAGCTCCTGCCGCCCGAGCTCCTGCGCAAGGGGCGCTTCGACGAGCTGTTCTTCATCGACCTGCCGGCGGCCGCCGAGCGGCAGGAGATCCTGCGCATCCACGTGGCGCGCCGCCGCCGCGACCCGGCCGCCTACGACCTGGCGGCCCTGGCCCGGGCCGCCGCCGGCTTCAGCGGCGCCGAGCTCGAGCAGGTGGTGGTGGCGGCGCTGCACGAGGCCTTCGCCGAGGGAGGCGAGCTCTCGCAGCGCCACCTGGAGCGGGCGGTGGCCGAGTCGCTGCCGCTCTCGGTGACCATGCGCGAGGAGATCGACCGGCTGCGCGACTGGGCCGCCACCCGCACCCGGCCCGCCTCGGCGGCGCGGCCAGAGCCGGTGCCCGCGCCGGCGCCCCAGCTCACCCCCTGA